GCCGGTGTGACAGCGCAGGCGGCTGCGGCCGCGCCGGTCCCGGCTGCGGCCGAGGAGGCAGGCGAAGCGACCACCGAGGCCGAAGTCGAACCAGCCCCGACCACCGAGAGCAGCCCGGCTACTGCAACCCCCTTCCAGCCGTTGCTCAGCACGGTTGCCGAAGGTGACGCGGCCGACATCGCGGATGCGGCAGCGGACGACAGAGCAGACGACAGGGCGGACGACAGGGCGGAAGACGAGGTCGCCTTGCTAGAGGTGGCCACACCTGTGGCGGTAGCTACCGCCGTCCGGGTAGATGCAGCCGTGGTCACCGAAGCGGGCGACCGTTTGACGGACGAGGCCGTGGGCGACGAGGCGGTGGGCGACGAGGCGGTGGGCGACGAGGCCGTGAGGGACGAGGCGATCGGCGCTGCCGAACAGGCCGCCGATCCGGCCGCCGCAGAGGCGGGCCGCGCGGCGCTCGAGGCCAGTCTCGCACCTCACGGCTTGCCCGCCGCCGAGCTGGCCCGTCTGGCTGACAGCTATGAAGCGTCCGGCTACAGGGACCCCCAGGAAGTCATCGACAGCCTCTACGCCCGCGCCGCCCGGGTCGTCGCCCTCCTCGAGGGCGGGCTCACGGCCCCTGCCCAGGAGCTGATCGCCGGGATCCGCGGCGAGGTCGAAACCCTGTTGCAGCCCCTGGCCGGCGGCGAGGCCGGGCGTACGGCGGAGGTCTTGCGCCACCTCGAGCACGCGCCGGCCCTGAGGCTCCAGGACGCGGCCGTGGTGATTGTGCAGCTCGGCAGCCTGGAGGGGGCCCTGGCGGGCCGCGAGGCCGGGCTCCTGCAGGCGGCCAACGCCTCCTCGAGCCTCTGGTGGCCGGGTCTCGTCCGCGCGAGCGCCGTCATTTTGCTCGCCCTGCTGGCCTTCTACCCGCTCTACCTGCTCAACCTGGCCTTCGGCGGCGGCAACCGCAGTTGGCGCTGGGTCGCCGCGGCGCTCTTTCTCCTCTTGCTGCCCGTCATCTACGAGGGCGTCGCCTACGCGGGCGCGCTGCTCGCGGCGACGACCGGGGTCACCGCGCTCGCCGCACCCCTCGTGCTCTCACCCTTTCAGAGCCCGCTGGGCGGGCTTCTCTGGGTGATCGTCAGCGCGCTCGCCATTCTGTTCGCCTCCACCGGCCTCTACGGCATCTGCAAGCGGTTCGGCCTGCTGGGCAGGGCCCCGGTCCGGACCCCAAAGGGCGCCGAGCCCGCGCCGCCCAAGGTGGCCCAGGAGCGCGTGGCCGACCAGGACGATGACGCGTGATGCCGGAGGGTACGGTTTCACCGTGGTGAGCCCCGGAGACCCTGTCGCGCTCTCCTCTTTGGCCGCCACCCGCGCCCTGGCGGCGCGGCTTGCCACCCTGCTGCCGGCCGGCAGCCTGCTCCTCTTGGCGGGCGAGCTGGGCGCGGGCAAGACCACCCTGACTCAGGCCCTGGCCGAGGCGCTCGGCTCCCCGGCCAGGGTGAGCAGCCCGACCTACACCCTGATCCACGAATACCCGACGCCAGAGGGTCTGCTCGTGCATATCGACGCCTACCGCCTGCCCTCGGCGGAGGCGCTCCTGGAACTCGGCCTCGAGGACTACCTGGGGCGCGCGCGCCTGGTGGTGGTCGAGTGGGGCGAGGGTCTCTTGGCCCACTACCCCGACGCCTGTTTGCTGCGGCTCGAGCTCACGCCCGAAGGACGCCGCGCCACTCTGGAAGGTTTAAAATTGAAGATTGAAGGTTGAAGGGCTTGGCGGCATCCTGGGTTAGACTGCTCGAGTGGATGCGTCTAGCACGGGCCTCTTTCTCGGCATC
The Deinococcota bacterium genome window above contains:
- the tsaE gene encoding tRNA (adenosine(37)-N6)-threonylcarbamoyltransferase complex ATPase subunit type 1 TsaE; protein product: MTRDAGGYGFTVVSPGDPVALSSLAATRALAARLATLLPAGSLLLLAGELGAGKTTLTQALAEALGSPARVSSPTYTLIHEYPTPEGLLVHIDAYRLPSAEALLELGLEDYLGRARLVVVEWGEGLLAHYPDACLLRLELTPEGRRATLEGLKLKIEG